The following proteins are encoded in a genomic region of Bacteroidota bacterium:
- a CDS encoding acetylornithine carbamoyltransferase: MRNFTCVQDVHNHDALLDLAVQFATHPLLHATAGAGKTVGLVFMNPSLRTRLSTQKAAQLLGMHTLIINANSEGWALEFNDDVIMNGSTVEHIRDAAPVLGQYCDILAVRCFPSLSDKKLDDSEHILLQFMRHAGIPVISLESATRHPLQSLSDWLTIHTHKKTAKPKVVLTWAPHIRALPQAVANSFAEWMLAAEYDLHIACPEGMELNPEFTSGATLTHSQEEALEGAEFVYVKNWSSWKNYGQPLTGQAHWMLNDAKLKRTNNAYLMHCLPVRRDVELPASLIESPQSLITSQAANRVPAAQAVLYSLLQQTPSVNNLSHAIVAESEV, from the coding sequence ATGAGAAACTTTACCTGTGTGCAGGATGTACACAACCACGATGCGCTGCTTGATCTTGCCGTGCAGTTTGCCACACATCCGCTGCTTCACGCTACTGCGGGAGCAGGCAAAACGGTTGGACTTGTATTTATGAATCCAAGTCTGCGCACAAGGTTAAGCACACAAAAAGCCGCCCAGCTGCTGGGCATGCATACACTGATAATAAATGCAAACAGCGAAGGCTGGGCACTGGAGTTTAACGACGATGTGATCATGAACGGCTCCACTGTGGAGCACATACGCGATGCGGCACCCGTGCTCGGACAGTATTGCGACATACTGGCTGTGCGTTGCTTCCCTTCACTCAGTGACAAAAAACTTGACGACAGTGAGCATATTCTGCTTCAGTTTATGCGGCATGCCGGTATTCCGGTAATCAGTCTCGAATCGGCTACACGGCATCCGCTGCAGAGCCTTTCTGACTGGCTTACGATACACACGCATAAAAAAACAGCAAAGCCCAAAGTGGTGCTCACCTGGGCACCGCACATACGTGCACTGCCTCAGGCTGTGGCCAATTCGTTTGCCGAATGGATGCTGGCGGCTGAATATGATTTACACATTGCCTGCCCCGAAGGTATGGAACTGAATCCTGAATTTACTTCGGGGGCTACGCTTACACACTCGCAGGAAGAAGCACTGGAAGGCGCAGAGTTTGTGTATGTAAAAAACTGGTCGTCGTGGAAAAACTACGGCCAGCCACTCACCGGGCAAGCACACTGGATGCTGAATGATGCCAAGCTAAAACGCACAAACAATGCGTATCTCATGCACTGCCTTCCCGTTCGGCGTGATGTAGAATTGCCTGCTTCGCTCATCGAAAGTCCGCAATCGCTTATTACCTCACAAGCGGCAAACCGTGTACCTGCTGCGCAGGCTGTGCTTTATTCACTATTGCAGCAAACACCGTCAGTCAATAATTTATCACACGCAATTGTAGCTGAATCTGAAGTATGA
- a CDS encoding aminotransferase class III-fold pyridoxal phosphate-dependent enzyme, giving the protein MKLFDVYPLLPVTPAHALGAEITASNGKKYLDLYGGHAVISIGHSHPHYVAELSAQLQKIGFYSNAVQNPLQEKLAARLGEVSGLNEFNLFLCNSGAEANENALKLASFVNGRKKIIAFQGAFHGRTSAAVAATHDAKIVAPLNSNHEVNFLPLNDFDAATAAIDDTVCAVIIEGIQGVSGIHVPADDFLQHLRDCCSKHGALLILDEVQSGAGRSGTFFAFQQSGIRPDLVTMAKGLGNGFPVGAVLIAPEIEAKHGMLGTTFGGNYLACVAAMAVLDVLQNENLIAHANSEGEWLIEQLQDIQGIKSIRGRGLMLGIELDFPCAKARTVLLEEYQIFTGSAACKNTIRLLPPLNVSRKQLAYFVKALSATLSSVKQSTPVIS; this is encoded by the coding sequence ATGAAACTTTTCGACGTATATCCGCTTTTGCCCGTAACGCCAGCGCATGCACTGGGTGCAGAAATCACAGCTTCAAACGGAAAGAAGTATCTCGATCTTTACGGTGGTCATGCCGTAATTTCAATTGGGCATTCGCATCCGCACTATGTAGCGGAGCTTAGTGCACAGTTGCAAAAAATTGGATTTTACTCCAATGCCGTGCAAAACCCCTTGCAGGAAAAGCTGGCTGCACGTCTCGGAGAAGTAAGCGGCCTGAATGAATTCAACCTCTTTCTCTGCAACTCAGGAGCCGAGGCCAATGAAAACGCACTGAAGCTTGCATCGTTTGTAAACGGACGTAAAAAAATAATTGCCTTTCAGGGCGCTTTCCACGGACGAACATCAGCCGCAGTGGCAGCTACACATGATGCAAAAATTGTAGCGCCGTTAAACAGCAATCATGAAGTGAACTTTCTGCCGCTGAATGATTTTGATGCGGCAACAGCTGCAATTGATGATACCGTGTGTGCAGTAATTATTGAAGGCATTCAGGGGGTAAGCGGCATTCATGTGCCGGCAGATGATTTTTTACAACACCTGCGGGATTGTTGCAGCAAACACGGTGCACTTCTTATTCTTGATGAAGTTCAATCGGGTGCAGGACGCAGCGGAACATTCTTTGCCTTTCAGCAAAGCGGCATTCGTCCTGATCTGGTGACAATGGCAAAGGGACTAGGCAATGGTTTCCCGGTTGGTGCGGTATTGATTGCGCCCGAAATTGAAGCCAAACACGGTATGTTGGGCACTACATTCGGCGGAAATTATCTGGCCTGTGTAGCTGCTATGGCTGTGCTTGATGTATTACAAAATGAAAACCTTATTGCACATGCAAATTCAGAAGGAGAATGGCTGATTGAACAGTTGCAGGATATTCAAGGCATAAAAAGCATTCGCGGACGCGGACTGATGCTGGGCATTGAACTTGATTTTCCTTGTGCAAAGGCACGCACAGTGTTGCTTGAAGAGTATCAGATTTTCACCGGCTCGGCGGCATGTAAAAACACAATCCGTTTACTGCCGCCGCTCAATGTAAGCCGCAAACAGCTTGCGTATTTTGTAAAAGCACTCAGCGCCACTCTTTCTTCAGTTAAACAATCAACACCAGTAATCAGCTAA
- a CDS encoding acetylglutamate kinase has translation MIYVIKIGGEIAEDETRCESFLDQFAALDGMKILVHGGGKAATTLAGKIGIETTMIDGRRVTDEGSLRVAVMMYAGWIGKSLATKLQSKNCNAISLCGADGNLLLTEKRNPNPLDFGFVGDAVWEGVNVKLLMNLLQQQLVPVVSAITHNGNAQLLNTNADTVAACIAAALSKHHETTLLFGFTKPGVLVDSENDATLVPVLSPSLAKEMQAEKKLHSGILPKLKAAFYAASEGVSKVYIGYAVSSGEILSGKRMATEIVSEK, from the coding sequence ATGATTTATGTAATAAAAATTGGCGGCGAAATTGCCGAAGATGAAACACGCTGCGAATCATTTCTCGATCAGTTTGCGGCACTTGATGGCATGAAAATTCTTGTGCATGGCGGAGGAAAAGCCGCTACCACACTTGCCGGAAAAATAGGCATCGAAACTACAATGATCGACGGGCGGCGTGTTACGGACGAAGGCTCGCTGCGTGTAGCCGTAATGATGTATGCAGGCTGGATTGGCAAATCACTTGCAACAAAACTTCAGTCGAAAAACTGTAATGCAATAAGCCTTTGCGGAGCCGACGGAAATTTGCTGCTCACCGAAAAACGGAACCCGAATCCGCTTGATTTTGGTTTTGTGGGCGATGCGGTATGGGAAGGTGTGAATGTAAAATTACTGATGAATTTATTACAACAGCAACTTGTACCTGTAGTATCAGCTATTACGCACAACGGGAATGCACAACTGCTCAACACCAATGCCGATACAGTGGCTGCATGTATTGCAGCTGCGTTAAGCAAACACCATGAAACTACACTGTTGTTTGGATTTACCAAACCCGGTGTGCTCGTAGATTCTGAAAATGATGCAACTCTGGTTCCTGTACTTTCGCCTTCGCTGGCAAAGGAAATGCAGGCAGAAAAGAAATTGCATTCTGGAATTCTGCCTAAGCTAAAAGCCGCATTTTATGCTGCTTCCGAAGGTGTATCAAAAGTATATATAGGTTATGCGGTTTCATCGGGTGAAATTCTTTCGGGAAAAAGAATGGCAACTGAAATTGTTTCAGAAAAATGA
- a CDS encoding N-acetyl-gamma-glutamyl-phosphate reductase, which produces MNRKISVTIAGASGYTGGELIRLLLLHPEVSEITALSSTHAGKAVSEVHNDLFWASTLHFSQTEKVESDVLFLCLPHGKAQQWMNSVHIASHTRIIDLSADFRNGSNGFVYGLPELNRNLIAAAMRIANPGCFATAIQLALLPLAGADQLHAPIEISAVTGSTGAGQQLAAGVHFTWRSANHSAYKELEHQHEAEIIRSLAQVQPGFNSEIHFIPQRGNFTRGIWASIHTQTSLSITEAEELFSNYYRTHYFTKHIALPADVKLVVNTNYCAVHVSVKNNRILITSVIDNLLKGASGQAVQNMNLLFGLPEYSGLQLKPSAY; this is translated from the coding sequence AACTCATACGCCTGCTGCTGCTGCATCCGGAAGTGAGTGAAATTACTGCACTCAGCAGCACACATGCCGGCAAAGCCGTGAGCGAAGTACACAACGATTTATTCTGGGCATCCACGCTGCACTTTTCACAAACCGAAAAGGTAGAAAGCGATGTACTGTTTCTTTGCCTGCCACATGGCAAAGCGCAGCAATGGATGAACAGTGTACACATTGCATCACACACACGAATAATCGACCTCAGTGCCGATTTCCGCAACGGCAGCAACGGTTTTGTGTACGGACTCCCGGAACTAAACCGCAACCTGATTGCTGCCGCCATGCGCATTGCAAACCCCGGCTGCTTTGCCACAGCCATTCAGCTTGCACTGCTGCCGCTGGCTGGCGCAGATCAGTTGCATGCACCGATAGAAATAAGTGCAGTAACCGGATCAACCGGAGCCGGACAACAGCTTGCGGCAGGTGTGCATTTCACCTGGCGAAGCGCCAATCATTCCGCTTACAAAGAGCTCGAGCACCAGCACGAAGCCGAAATTATCCGCTCACTTGCACAAGTACAGCCCGGCTTCAACAGCGAAATTCATTTCATCCCGCAGCGTGGAAATTTCACACGCGGCATATGGGCTTCAATACACACACAAACTTCGCTCAGCATCACTGAAGCAGAAGAGTTGTTCAGCAATTACTACCGTACACATTACTTCACAAAACACATCGCCCTCCCGGCCGACGTGAAACTGGTTGTAAATACGAATTACTGCGCAGTCCATGTAAGCGTAAAAAACAACCGCATACTCATTACATCAGTCATCGACAATTTATTGAAAGGCGCATCAGGACAAGCCGTTCAAAACATGAATCTGCTTTTCGGATTACCCGAATACAGCGGACTTCAATTAAAACCAAGTGCATACTAA